The following is a genomic window from Helicobacteraceae bacterium.
GCGCGAATTTCGCCCTATATTTAGCGTCCCCCAAGCCTAGCTGTCCGTGTCCGTTCCAGCCGCTTGCCCACGCCGCGCCCGTTTCGTCGATAACAAAAGAGTGATCGTATCCCGTCGCGATCGCGGCGATCTTAATATTCTTAAACGCCGCGACTTGAACAAATCTATCGCGATCTTTCGCGTCGCCTAATCCAAGTTGCCCGAAGTTATTAAGTCCGGCGGCAAACACTCTGCCTTCGTCGTCCAGCGCAAGCGCGTGATTTACGCCCGCCGAAACGGCGAGGATTCGCCTATTTGCGAGATTTACCGCCCGAACGAACGAGTTTTTATTTTTCGCGTCTTTAGCGCCTAGCTGTCCAAAGTTGTTAAGCCCCGCCGCCCACAACGCGCCCGCGTCATCGACGGCGAAAGTGTTACCGTAGCCCGCGGCGATCGCTACGATCTTTTTGCCAGCTAGAGTTTTGGCGCGCGCGAATGTCGCCCGACTAAACTCGTCGCCAAGCCCAAGTTGCCCGTATTTATTCAAACCCGCGACCCATACGCCGCCCTCGTCGTCTAGCGCTACGCTGTGATCGGCGCTAGCGGCGATCTTGGCTATGATCGCGTAACGCTCGGTTTCAAAGCCGTTTATCGGATTTCCTCGCGTCGCGCAACCTCCCGCCGCAAGCGAAACGAAAAGCGCCGCTAATATAAAAATAGTAAGCCGCGAAACATTTTTTGATAGAAAATAGCAAGATCGCATTTCGCGTTCCTTTGGTTCTGCTCTAAGAGCCAGATTGTATCTAAAGCCTACGATCGGCGGCTTTACAACCTCCAATCAATCGGCGCTACGCCATGCTCGGCAAGATAGCGGTTTGCTTGCGAGAAGTGTTTGCAACTAAAAAAGCCGCGATAAGCCGAAAGAGGCGAAGGGTGAGGCGCGGTTAAAATCAGATGTTTTTGGCGATCGATTAACGCCTGTTTTCTAATGGCGTAGCTTCCCCATAGCATAAAAACTAGATTTTGCCTATCGCGGTTTAGCGCGTCGATCGCCGCGTCGGTAAAGCTCTCCCAACCTTTACTCTGGTGCGATCCCGCGCGATTTGCCTCTACGGTTAGCGTCGCGTTTAGGAGCAAGACGCCGTTTTGCGCCCAAGCCGTTAGATTGCCGTGATTTGGCGGGTCTATTCCTAGATCGTCCTTTAGCTCTTGGTAGATATTGATTAAACTTGGCGGGATAGCCACGCCGTAGCGCACGGAAAACGCCAATCCGTGCGCCTGATTTACGCCGTGATAGGGGTCTTGCCCTAAGATCACCGCTTTTACGCTCTCAAACGGCGTTAGCTCAAACGCTTTGAACCACTCCGAAGGGCGAGGATAGATTGTCGTTCGTTGTTTTTCGGCGACCAGAAATTCGCGTAGCGATCTCATATACGAGCGTTCAAACTCGCCGCCAATCCTGTTATTCCAATTCTCTTCAAGCGCCATTTTACCCTCGCGGTTTTATGATTTTGGTTATAGTAGCGCCAAACGTTTAAGAAGGCGCTCTTTGGAAGATTTATCGGCGATGATCGACGCGAACCAAAATCGTTTGCGCGAGGGGATTCGCGTCGTCGAGGATATATGCCGTTTTGTGCTAAAGGACGGCGAATCGGCGCGGAGATTAAAAAGTTTGAGGGCGCAAGTTAGAATTGACTCAAGCGAGGCTCTGCTTGCCAAGCGCGATAGCGCGGGCGACGTTTTGCGTCCAAGCGCGCCGAGCGAAAGCGAGCGTGACGGGCTAAAGGGCATGGCGATCGCCAACTTCAAACGCGCTCAAGAAGCCGCTAGAGTTTTAGAAGAAGCGTTAAAGATCGTTATGATAAACGACGCTGAAACTTACAAAAATATCCGCTACGAACTATACGCGCTAGAAAAAACGGTTATATCGGCGCTTTAACAAAACCTTCCGCGTAATTGATAGGTAGCAATGGATAGCTGTCTATTTGCGGCGATAATAATTAACGTAGGCTTTGCGCAATAGCGCTAGTTAATTGAAATATTTACGCAGGTTAATAGCTATATAACTTTCAAATAATCAGCTATAGCTATATTGACTGACCAAATTTATGGAAGGAGTTAATTATGCGAGTAAAAACGCGATTGATCTTAATGGTAGCGACGGGCATAGCGGGAGTTTTGATTACTTTTATTATAGGTTATGTTACTTCAAACCGCGACGAATACGCGCTGAGAGATATATACGAAAATCGTTTGGAATCGATCAAGCTGATGATGGAGCTAGAAATATCGTTTAGCGAGATGATCAAGCGCGATTATCAGATTATGGCGTTAAGTTTGCTTTCCGATAAAGAGCAGACGCTTGAAGTTCCAAAATCGTTCGCAGCCCATTCGTTGGAGTTTAAGCGCGCGCCCGAAATATTGAAAAAGTATAGCGCCATAGAAATGTCGCCCGAAGCCGCGGAAAAGGCGTGGCCTGAGTTTAAAAAGGCGTGGGACGAATGGTATGAGATAGAAACGAGAGCGTCTCAATATATAAGCGCTCGGTTGGCAAACCCAACGCAGGAATCTTTGCACGATATGTATGCGTATTTGATAAAAATTAACGTCGGTAGGCGCGATCTATCTAATAAGTTAGGCGAACTCACAAGCGCGCTTACGGATATCGATCTCAAACAGGCGCAATCGCATTATGAAGAAGCG
Proteins encoded in this region:
- a CDS encoding thiamine-phosphate pyrophosphorylase, which encodes MEDLSAMIDANQNRLREGIRVVEDICRFVLKDGESARRLKSLRAQVRIDSSEALLAKRDSAGDVLRPSAPSESERDGLKGMAIANFKRAQEAARVLEEALKIVMINDAETYKNIRYELYALEKTVISAL
- the ung gene encoding uracil-DNA glycosylase, with amino-acid sequence MALEENWNNRIGGEFERSYMRSLREFLVAEKQRTTIYPRPSEWFKAFELTPFESVKAVILGQDPYHGVNQAHGLAFSVRYGVAIPPSLINIYQELKDDLGIDPPNHGNLTAWAQNGVLLLNATLTVEANRAGSHQSKGWESFTDAAIDALNRDRQNLVFMLWGSYAIRKQALIDRQKHLILTAPHPSPLSAYRGFFSCKHFSQANRYLAEHGVAPIDWRL